A part of Bacillus thuringiensis genomic DNA contains:
- a CDS encoding HAMP domain-containing sensor histidine kinase produces MIKNIVHRIRNLPIKWKLTLWSTTLVFILFILYSALQFIVINKWTIDYEQKQINRQVTEIAAYFQDKNDTLSSKTFENSKGFLNNMIDKHQMIRIIGMDGKTIVTVSRDFNETWIKPKQVTQEELFIKRHLEDRILVKRIPIQTKDFTGTIELTKNLEAFDHLLKIILVVMVSAGICGLIFSFLGGLLITKKLLSSVQNITDTMKRIKKNGLNERVPVRENNDELAKLSFLFNELMDEVETSFTQQKQFVEDASHELRTPLTIIQGHLSMLNRWGKNDPAVLDKSLQSSLKEVNRLNKLVLELLELSRAESEQMHPIAAEPVHVNNILKQVTQNFAVLQTEFQFDMKLDGDAAYVSIPSSYLEQIIIIVMDNAVKYTKEVNKYICIESSVQSGKVKIRIIDRGAGIPDADLPFVLNRFYRVDKARSRKQGGNGLGLSIAKRLVEKYNGTIQIESKEGKGTIVTITLPTVSLK; encoded by the coding sequence ATGATTAAAAATATTGTGCATCGAATTCGAAATCTACCTATAAAATGGAAATTAACACTTTGGTCCACTACTCTAGTATTTATTTTATTCATTTTATATAGCGCTCTGCAGTTTATAGTAATTAATAAGTGGACTATAGACTATGAACAGAAACAAATAAATAGACAAGTGACAGAAATAGCGGCCTATTTCCAAGATAAAAATGATACCTTGTCGAGTAAAACGTTTGAAAACAGTAAAGGTTTCTTAAACAATATGATTGATAAACATCAAATGATTCGTATTATCGGTATGGACGGGAAAACAATTGTTACTGTTTCACGAGATTTTAATGAAACATGGATAAAACCGAAACAAGTTACACAAGAGGAATTATTTATAAAAAGGCATCTAGAAGATCGCATATTAGTTAAGCGTATACCAATTCAAACAAAAGACTTCACGGGTACTATTGAACTTACGAAAAACTTAGAGGCTTTCGATCATTTATTAAAAATTATTCTAGTGGTAATGGTTAGTGCCGGAATATGTGGATTAATCTTTAGTTTTTTAGGTGGACTATTAATCACAAAAAAACTATTATCAAGTGTTCAAAATATAACGGATACGATGAAACGTATTAAGAAAAATGGACTAAATGAACGGGTTCCAGTACGTGAAAATAATGATGAACTTGCAAAATTATCGTTTCTTTTTAATGAACTGATGGATGAGGTAGAAACTTCTTTTACACAACAGAAACAGTTTGTGGAAGATGCATCCCATGAACTGAGAACTCCATTAACAATTATTCAAGGACACTTATCGATGTTAAATCGGTGGGGGAAAAATGATCCAGCAGTTTTAGATAAATCGCTTCAATCCAGTTTAAAGGAAGTTAATCGTTTAAATAAGTTAGTTTTAGAATTACTAGAACTGTCAAGAGCTGAATCAGAACAGATGCATCCAATCGCAGCTGAGCCAGTCCATGTAAATAACATATTAAAACAAGTTACACAAAATTTTGCTGTACTTCAAACTGAATTTCAATTTGATATGAAACTGGATGGAGATGCGGCATATGTCTCAATACCGTCATCTTACTTAGAACAAATTATTATTATCGTAATGGATAACGCAGTGAAATATACAAAAGAAGTTAATAAATATATTTGTATTGAATCTAGTGTACAATCAGGGAAAGTTAAAATTCGTATCATAGATCGTGGAGCGGGAATACCCGATGCTGATTTACCTTTTGTTCTTAACCGTTTTTATCGTGTGGACAAAGCAAGAAGTCGAAAACAGGGTGGAAACGGTCTAGGATTGTCTATTGCAAAACGACTTGTAGAGAAATACAATGGAACGATTCAAATAGAGAGCAAAGAAGGCAAAGGAACAATCGTTACGATTACACTGCCTACCGTTTCACTTAAATAA
- a CDS encoding zinc-binding dehydrogenase translates to MKAIVQQYKSGFEGVEYKVLPEITPNAGEVKVKLKSAGLNHRDLFIMNNRKEMQLPLVLGSDGAGIVMEIGEGVSGALLQTEVIINPSIGWDNIAEIPELPEVLGGPKDGTFAEYVIVPAENVVAKPSYLTWEESGVLSLSALTAYRALFTKGRLKCGEHVLIPGIGGGVATFAMLFAKAIGAKVSVTSRVESKRKFAETYGADFSFNSSGNWEESLSGKKVDLIIDSIGPATFLKYFDVLKPNGRIVNFGASSGDKIELPLRALFYNQIDIMGTSMGSREEFHEMVKFIEKHKIKPIIDKVYSLEEAIQALNRMEQGEQFGNIALRM, encoded by the coding sequence ATGAAAGCTATCGTACAACAATATAAATCTGGATTTGAAGGGGTAGAATATAAAGTATTACCAGAGATAACACCCAATGCTGGAGAAGTGAAAGTGAAATTAAAATCAGCCGGCTTAAATCATCGTGATTTATTTATAATGAATAATAGAAAAGAAATGCAATTACCGTTAGTTCTAGGATCAGATGGTGCAGGTATTGTTATGGAAATTGGAGAAGGGGTTTCAGGTGCTTTATTGCAAACCGAGGTTATTATTAATCCTAGTATTGGATGGGATAATATTGCTGAAATACCTGAGTTACCAGAGGTGTTAGGTGGACCGAAAGATGGAACGTTTGCAGAATATGTTATTGTGCCAGCTGAAAATGTAGTGGCAAAACCGTCATATCTTACTTGGGAAGAGTCTGGGGTTTTATCTTTATCGGCACTAACTGCATATAGAGCGCTTTTTACAAAGGGTAGATTAAAGTGTGGAGAACATGTTTTAATTCCGGGGATAGGCGGCGGTGTAGCGACATTTGCCATGTTATTTGCAAAAGCAATTGGTGCAAAAGTAAGTGTTACTTCAAGAGTAGAGAGTAAAAGAAAGTTTGCCGAAACATACGGCGCAGACTTTTCTTTTAATAGTTCTGGAAATTGGGAAGAGAGTTTAAGCGGAAAGAAAGTAGATTTAATAATTGATAGTATAGGTCCAGCAACATTCTTAAAATACTTTGATGTATTAAAACCAAATGGGAGAATTGTTAATTTTGGTGCAAGCTCAGGAGATAAAATTGAATTACCATTACGAGCATTATTTTATAATCAAATCGATATAATGGGAACATCTATGGGTAGCCGTGAGGAATTTCATGAAATGGTTAAGTTTATAGAGAAACATAAAATTAAACCAATTATTGATAAAGTATATTCATTAGAAGAAGCCATTCAGGCGTTAAATCGTATGGAACAAGGAGAACAATTTGGTAATATCGCACTTCGTATGTAA
- a CDS encoding undecaprenyl-diphosphatase, translating to MNYTVFQWFNNFAGSSKLLDTLMIAITNSAVYVAILFMFILWFNNGKKVNAIKKQYTVLYTTLSVIIALLVNVVIHAVYYHPRPFVSHDVHQLVPHAADSSFVSDHSVLVFSIAFVFLLRGEKLKYVALIWAVLVGVSRMYVGVHYPLDILGAAFLTFITSGLVVQSTRIFEPITKLVFKMYALVAKRIPFLAKYNHIA from the coding sequence ATGAATTACACAGTATTTCAATGGTTTAATAATTTTGCTGGATCGTCCAAACTACTAGATACGCTAATGATTGCTATTACAAATAGTGCTGTATATGTAGCAATTTTGTTTATGTTTATCTTATGGTTTAATAATGGAAAGAAAGTCAATGCCATTAAAAAACAATACACAGTGTTATATACGACACTTTCAGTTATTATCGCATTACTAGTAAATGTTGTGATACATGCAGTATATTACCATCCACGTCCGTTTGTATCACATGATGTACATCAATTAGTGCCACATGCAGCAGACTCATCATTTGTTAGTGATCATTCTGTACTTGTATTTTCCATTGCATTTGTATTTTTACTTAGAGGAGAAAAACTTAAATATGTCGCTCTTATTTGGGCAGTATTAGTTGGTGTATCACGTATGTACGTAGGAGTTCATTATCCTCTAGATATACTTGGTGCAGCTTTCTTAACATTTATTACGAGCGGTTTAGTAGTGCAAAGTACACGTATATTTGAACCGATAACGAAACTTGTATTTAAAATGTACGCATTGGTAGCAAAACGAATTCCTTTTTTAGCGAAATATAATCATATAGCTTAA
- a CDS encoding penicillin-binding protein, producing the protein MHKLQTNKGARYFMVAFIILFFTMILRIFYIQAVGVVHNVNVKDLATEQHNKNGVLEANRGTIYDQAGKVLVQDSTTYRVVVNLKGEDKVKNKDETAGQLADALEIDKEDVLKNFHDGRTQVEIGKVGRNLSRELKEQIGKMKIPGVSFMPEKARVYPNEDFASYILGFARPDDKGNTEGKFGLEKSLDKYLRSTNGKIEYVGARRGIPLTNDIGKIEPAKNGNNVYLTLDKQINSFLEEAMNKAQEHYDPSMLVGIIADPKTGKVLAMSSKPSFNPNKGDIEYFLNDPIANAYEPGSTMKIFTLAAAINEGVYNGKEYFQSGKYSVGSSDIKDHNGGFGWGSITFDEGFERSSNVAFSILEDQLLKPDKFKQYMNKFGFNQKTGIDLPGESKNTLLLNTQIQQVTTSFGQGSTVTPIQLIQAATAIANDGKMMQPYIVDKVVNPTNKQVIMENQPKETGNPIKKETADKVRNLMERVITSSKGTGTMYKVDGYPIGGKTGTAQIPNPENGRYMEGKENYIFSFLGMAPIDDPELIVYLAIKQPKLKGDEYGAQPLAEIFKPVVKNSLEYLKVKPYTEKQMADATKRSQLKVKKYVNQSMDTVENSVKKEKLQPVILGEGKIIKQYPQSGEVMSEGDRIFLLGNNAKMPNLQGWSMRDVMYFSKLLKLDLKTTGTGYVTKQSIEKGQAIQEGDALQLDLEPPLQPLAEANTN; encoded by the coding sequence ATGCATAAACTTCAAACGAATAAAGGCGCGCGGTATTTTATGGTTGCTTTTATTATTTTATTTTTTACTATGATTTTGCGTATATTTTATATTCAAGCAGTAGGGGTCGTGCATAATGTGAACGTCAAGGATCTTGCAACTGAACAACATAATAAAAATGGTGTTTTGGAAGCAAATCGTGGCACAATATATGATCAAGCTGGAAAGGTGTTAGTACAAGATTCCACAACGTATCGTGTTGTTGTAAATTTAAAAGGTGAAGATAAAGTGAAAAATAAAGATGAAACCGCAGGGCAATTAGCTGATGCGCTTGAAATTGATAAAGAGGATGTATTAAAAAATTTTCATGATGGACGTACGCAAGTTGAAATCGGAAAAGTTGGTCGGAATTTATCTAGAGAATTGAAAGAACAAATCGGGAAAATGAAAATTCCGGGTGTTTCTTTTATGCCAGAGAAAGCAAGAGTGTATCCAAATGAAGATTTTGCATCTTATATTCTTGGTTTTGCTAGACCTGACGATAAAGGAAATACAGAAGGGAAATTCGGACTTGAAAAGAGTCTGGATAAATATTTGCGCTCGACAAATGGGAAAATAGAATATGTGGGAGCACGAAGAGGCATCCCTCTTACAAATGATATAGGAAAAATAGAACCAGCTAAAAATGGAAATAACGTGTACCTTACTCTTGATAAACAAATTAATAGTTTTTTAGAAGAAGCGATGAATAAGGCACAAGAGCACTATGATCCTTCTATGTTAGTAGGAATCATAGCGGATCCAAAGACAGGGAAAGTTTTAGCAATGTCTAGTAAACCTAGTTTTAATCCTAATAAAGGCGATATCGAATATTTTTTAAATGATCCAATCGCAAATGCATACGAACCAGGTTCAACAATGAAAATATTTACGCTAGCTGCTGCAATTAATGAAGGTGTATATAATGGGAAAGAATATTTTCAATCCGGAAAATATTCCGTTGGTTCATCTGATATTAAAGATCATAATGGTGGATTTGGATGGGGATCTATTACATTTGATGAAGGGTTTGAAAGATCATCAAACGTAGCTTTTTCTATTTTAGAAGATCAGTTATTGAAACCAGATAAATTTAAGCAATATATGAATAAATTTGGATTCAACCAAAAAACCGGAATAGATTTACCTGGTGAAAGTAAAAATACTTTATTATTAAATACACAAATTCAACAAGTTACAACTTCTTTCGGGCAAGGTTCTACAGTAACTCCGATTCAATTAATCCAAGCGGCTACTGCTATAGCTAATGACGGGAAAATGATGCAACCATATATCGTTGACAAAGTTGTAAATCCAACAAACAAACAAGTTATTATGGAAAATCAACCGAAAGAAACTGGAAATCCGATAAAAAAAGAGACAGCGGACAAGGTAAGGAACTTAATGGAGCGTGTTATTACATCTTCAAAAGGTACCGGTACAATGTATAAAGTGGATGGTTATCCAATAGGAGGTAAGACAGGAACAGCACAAATTCCGAATCCTGAAAATGGACGTTATATGGAAGGGAAAGAAAATTATATTTTTTCATTTTTAGGAATGGCTCCGATTGATGACCCAGAGTTAATTGTATACTTAGCTATTAAGCAGCCAAAGTTAAAGGGAGACGAGTATGGAGCTCAGCCACTTGCTGAAATATTTAAACCAGTTGTGAAAAATAGCCTTGAATATTTAAAGGTGAAACCATACACGGAAAAACAAATGGCAGATGCAACGAAACGATCCCAATTAAAAGTAAAAAAATATGTCAATCAATCAATGGATACAGTAGAGAATAGTGTAAAAAAAGAGAAGCTCCAACCGGTAATTTTAGGAGAAGGAAAAATAATAAAACAATATCCCCAGTCTGGCGAAGTAATGAGTGAAGGAGATCGTATATTTTTATTAGGAAATAACGCAAAAATGCCAAATTTACAAGGGTGGTCCATGCGTGATGTTATGTATTTTTCTAAACTATTAAAATTAGATTTAAAAACTACAGGTACGGGCTATGTAACAAAACAAAGCATTGAAAAGGGGCAAGCGATACAAGAAGGAGATGCGTTACAACTAGACTTAGAACCACCATTACAACCGTTAGCAGAAGCGAATACAAATTAA
- a CDS encoding MFS transporter, whose amino-acid sequence MKNLLKDWKYPLLLLSGVGIANLGAWIYLIALNVLVYHMGGSALAVATLYVINPLAALFTNAWSGSMIDRLNKRKLMIHLDIYRAVFIAILPLLPSLWMVYVFVFFISMANAIYEPTAMTYMTKLIPVEHRQRFNSLRSLIGSGASVIGPAIAGVLLIASTPEFAIYMNAIAFLVSGVITLLLPNLDKKSDINTSNVKLSLAIIKKDWNIVLNFSKKSLYIVFVYFLFQGMMVLVAANDSLELSFAKEVLLLTDSEYGFLVSIAGAGFILGAITNTILSKKLTPSFLIGIGSLFIAIGYLIYAFSNEFLMAAIGFFILSFSMAYANTGFNTFYQNNVPVHIMGRIGSIYGLVIAGITILITILFGVATQFISIQLVVIVGSLVMLLVTIILCVFTLLPSYFKVHSSESINSK is encoded by the coding sequence ATGAAAAACTTACTTAAAGATTGGAAATATCCATTATTACTACTGTCTGGCGTTGGTATTGCGAATTTAGGGGCATGGATATACTTAATAGCACTGAATGTACTTGTCTATCACATGGGAGGCTCAGCCTTAGCTGTTGCTACTTTATATGTAATTAACCCATTAGCTGCTTTATTTACAAATGCTTGGTCAGGAAGTATGATTGATCGTTTAAATAAGCGGAAATTAATGATTCACCTCGATATATATCGCGCGGTATTTATCGCTATTTTACCTTTACTTCCGTCACTTTGGATGGTTTATGTATTCGTATTCTTTATTAGTATGGCCAATGCGATTTATGAACCAACTGCGATGACGTATATGACGAAATTAATACCAGTTGAACATAGACAACGTTTCAACTCATTACGTAGTTTAATAGGGTCTGGTGCTTCTGTAATTGGTCCAGCGATAGCGGGAGTATTGTTAATAGCAAGTACACCAGAGTTTGCTATATATATGAATGCTATAGCATTTCTCGTATCAGGAGTAATTACATTGCTGTTACCTAATCTTGATAAAAAATCCGATATTAATACGTCAAATGTCAAGTTATCTTTAGCTATAATAAAAAAAGATTGGAACATCGTTTTAAATTTCAGTAAAAAATCTTTATATATCGTTTTTGTGTACTTCTTATTTCAAGGGATGATGGTATTAGTTGCCGCAAATGATTCACTTGAATTATCATTTGCGAAAGAAGTTTTATTGTTAACAGATAGTGAATATGGCTTTTTAGTTAGTATCGCTGGAGCTGGGTTTATTTTAGGAGCCATAACAAATACAATTTTATCAAAAAAATTAACACCTTCATTTTTAATTGGAATAGGATCGTTATTCATTGCAATCGGTTATTTAATTTATGCTTTTTCAAATGAGTTTTTAATGGCTGCTATCGGATTCTTTATTTTATCTTTCTCTATGGCGTATGCAAATACAGGATTTAACACCTTTTATCAAAATAATGTCCCTGTCCATATCATGGGACGGATTGGGAGTATATATGGGCTTGTGATTGCGGGCATCACCATTTTAATTACGATTCTATTCGGAGTTGCCACTCAATTTATTTCTATACAACTTGTCGTTATCGTAGGGTCATTGGTAATGCTACTTGTAACTATCATATTGTGTGTATTTACTTTATTGCCCTCATATTTTAAAGTGCATTCCTCTGAGTCAATTAATTCAAAATAG
- a CDS encoding serine hydrolase domain-containing protein encodes MKTKDRIDSIVKEMQRHIDFSGVILVKEEKGIAYEEAFGYANRNECINNMLQTKFGIASGCKIFTAIGICQLVEKGVITFHTKLKDCLSIKFPNFNEDITIHHLLTHSSGIPDYFDESIMDNFEELWKETPMYLLKSLKDFLPLFQDRDMKFAPGSKFHYNNAGFIILGLIIEEQTGLKFTEYIEKNIFKPIDMNDSGYFSLDRLPRHTALGYIQDEISQTWRTNAYSIPIKGGSDGGAFITAPDMLKFWEALFNYEIISREYTKILLTPHIQVNNNQSYGYGIWIETRENKIFKFHVMGYDPGVSFRSAVYPGLGITLVIPSNKGAGPEKLMTEIEGAF; translated from the coding sequence ATGAAAACAAAAGATCGAATAGACAGTATTGTAAAAGAAATGCAGCGGCATATAGATTTCTCTGGGGTAATTTTAGTGAAAGAAGAAAAAGGCATAGCCTATGAAGAGGCGTTTGGTTACGCAAATCGAAATGAATGTATAAACAATATGCTACAAACAAAGTTCGGAATTGCCTCCGGTTGTAAAATATTCACTGCCATCGGTATCTGTCAACTTGTTGAAAAAGGTGTAATTACTTTTCATACAAAGTTAAAAGATTGTTTAAGTATTAAATTTCCAAATTTTAATGAAGATATTACAATACATCATCTTCTGACACATAGTTCGGGTATTCCGGATTATTTTGATGAAAGTATTATGGATAACTTTGAGGAGCTTTGGAAAGAAACTCCTATGTATCTTTTAAAAAGTTTAAAAGACTTTTTACCACTATTTCAAGACAGAGATATGAAGTTTGCACCAGGAAGTAAGTTTCACTACAACAATGCAGGGTTTATCATACTTGGATTAATAATCGAAGAACAGACAGGGCTTAAATTTACGGAGTATATAGAAAAAAACATATTTAAACCAATCGATATGAATGATTCTGGCTATTTCTCTTTAGATAGATTACCAAGACACACAGCTCTCGGATATATACAAGATGAAATTAGCCAGACTTGGAGAACAAATGCTTACTCTATTCCGATAAAAGGTGGTTCTGATGGTGGAGCTTTTATTACTGCGCCAGACATGCTGAAGTTTTGGGAAGCGTTATTTAACTATGAAATCATAAGCCGAGAATATACAAAAATACTTTTAACTCCTCATATCCAAGTAAATAATAATCAATCTTACGGCTATGGAATATGGATTGAAACAAGAGAAAACAAGATATTTAAATTTCATGTAATGGGATATGATCCTGGCGTCAGTTTTCGTTCGGCCGTATATCCAGGCTTAGGAATTACATTAGTTATTCCATCAAATAAAGGAGCAGGACCCGAAAAATTAATGACAGAAATAGAAGGAGCTTTTTAA
- a CDS encoding GNAT family N-acetyltransferase — protein sequence MDIEIRAYKKSDETGWLRCRVLSFLDTAYYDNVFREKEKYEHPAIELVAVYENQIVGLIDIEYELEERTVCSRGTGLGGMIWHIAVHPDFRRMKIANQLLNEAEQLAKELNLNRFEAWTRDNLWVHGWYEKNGFVNVDSYLHVYSDHTDEIKGVMKSNINQLFPVQTFAHYTGENKEEIRNQFKRVHDCFCFEKYFS from the coding sequence ATGGATATAGAAATTAGAGCGTATAAAAAATCGGATGAAACAGGATGGCTTCGTTGTCGTGTGTTATCTTTTTTAGATACAGCATATTACGATAACGTATTTAGAGAAAAGGAAAAATATGAACATCCTGCTATTGAATTAGTAGCTGTATATGAAAATCAAATTGTGGGTTTAATAGATATCGAATATGAATTAGAAGAACGTACAGTTTGTTCAAGAGGAACTGGTCTTGGCGGTATGATTTGGCATATTGCAGTTCATCCGGATTTCCGTAGAATGAAGATTGCTAATCAACTATTAAATGAGGCAGAGCAGTTAGCGAAAGAACTTAACCTAAATCGATTTGAAGCATGGACTAGGGACAACCTATGGGTACATGGATGGTATGAAAAGAACGGATTTGTAAACGTAGATTCATATTTACACGTATACTCCGATCATACAGACGAGATCAAAGGTGTAATGAAAAGTAATATAAATCAGCTATTTCCAGTTCAAACATTTGCTCATTATACAGGTGAAAATAAAGAAGAGATAAGAAATCAATTTAAACGAGTTCATGATTGTTTTTGTTTTGAAAAGTATTTTAGCTAA
- a CDS encoding DUF1453 family protein: MDIVLVILIIVLMQSKERKVKVNRIWLVPALLCFVTGQSLIHMGQITLLQGLLLVIMLGIGLCLGIIRGKALEFRLDSETGHVLRRGNWLSTLILLVVLVAKIVIKQSMFSGSTHQTLMFVTNAFLCITLGTVISRRYYIWKKYNELTQKG; the protein is encoded by the coding sequence ATGGACATTGTACTTGTTATTCTTATTATTGTTTTAATGCAAAGTAAAGAACGAAAAGTAAAAGTAAATCGCATTTGGCTTGTTCCAGCTTTATTGTGTTTTGTAACAGGTCAGTCCCTTATTCATATGGGGCAAATAACTTTGCTGCAAGGACTATTGTTAGTTATAATGCTTGGAATCGGCTTATGTCTTGGAATTATACGGGGAAAAGCTCTGGAATTTCGATTAGATAGTGAAACAGGTCATGTATTACGAAGAGGAAACTGGTTAAGTACATTGATTCTTCTTGTTGTTTTAGTTGCGAAAATCGTAATTAAGCAAAGTATGTTTTCAGGTAGTACGCACCAGACATTAATGTTTGTAACGAATGCCTTTTTATGTATCACATTAGGTACCGTGATTAGTAGACGTTATTACATTTGGAAAAAATATAATGAATTAACTCAAAAAGGATAA
- a CDS encoding DUF3189 family protein: MIFIYTDFGGTHSTSLAAAYHLNKLPTDRKLTKEEILNVDYFNKLKTEDMGKIIFHGQDEYENPVYTIGCGASKVVVPAMKHLGEILQKHYHSNEKIIFSNTSPTVPLPMTFGGLFSRRFHIDFIGVPLLVWGAKLSCDNIQRLVSYTKEAGRLTNDYVVILDNETFK; encoded by the coding sequence ATGATATTCATTTACACAGATTTCGGCGGAACACATTCAACTTCGCTCGCTGCAGCTTATCATTTAAATAAATTGCCAACGGATCGTAAGTTAACGAAAGAAGAAATATTAAATGTAGATTACTTTAATAAATTGAAAACAGAGGATATGGGAAAGATTATTTTCCATGGTCAAGATGAATATGAGAATCCTGTATACACAATTGGATGTGGGGCATCCAAAGTCGTTGTACCTGCGATGAAGCATTTAGGAGAGATTTTGCAAAAACATTATCACAGTAATGAAAAGATTATTTTTTCTAATACATCACCAACAGTCCCTTTACCTATGACTTTTGGTGGACTGTTTTCTAGAAGGTTCCACATCGACTTTATCGGTGTACCATTACTCGTATGGGGAGCAAAACTTAGCTGTGATAACATACAAAGACTTGTTAGTTATACGAAAGAAGCCGGGCGATTGACGAATGATTATGTTGTAATTTTAGATAATGAAACTTTTAAATAA
- a CDS encoding DegV family protein — translation MKRVAWITDSTTASFTTEGDNFVIPIEVIIDGVSYKDCEEGVRERVYNALNEGKTVTTSQPNIGEMVELFSKCKEEYEEGFAVAISGKVSGTYQNMKLAAEMAGFPLTVLDSETTSYPMDELIRKAKSLYNDGMTLQDIHKTLVDEKRRPYYVFPKSLKGLYASGRVKGVQFLLGSLLSVNLILEVKAGELLLEKKVRKIQKCREYIKNELEKELPKVLHMFHANDKDGAEEWISDIRQAFPEMDFKLYPLPISFAVHAGEGTIAISY, via the coding sequence ATGAAGCGTGTTGCTTGGATTACTGATAGTACAACTGCGAGTTTTACAACAGAAGGAGATAACTTTGTTATCCCGATTGAAGTTATTATTGATGGTGTGTCGTACAAAGATTGTGAAGAAGGTGTGCGTGAGCGCGTCTATAATGCGTTGAACGAAGGTAAAACTGTCACTACATCACAGCCTAACATAGGGGAAATGGTAGAGTTATTTTCGAAATGCAAAGAAGAATATGAAGAGGGATTTGCAGTTGCTATTAGCGGAAAAGTAAGTGGAACTTATCAAAACATGAAGTTAGCTGCAGAAATGGCAGGTTTCCCATTAACGGTATTGGATAGTGAAACAACAAGTTATCCAATGGATGAACTAATTAGAAAAGCGAAATCGTTATACAATGATGGTATGACTTTACAAGATATACACAAAACATTAGTAGATGAAAAAAGAAGACCTTATTATGTATTCCCAAAAAGTTTAAAAGGTCTATATGCAAGTGGGCGTGTAAAAGGAGTTCAATTTTTACTTGGAAGTTTATTAAGTGTCAACTTAATATTAGAAGTAAAAGCTGGAGAGCTTTTACTTGAAAAGAAAGTTCGCAAAATCCAAAAATGTCGAGAATACATTAAAAATGAGCTTGAAAAAGAATTACCAAAAGTACTTCATATGTTCCATGCTAACGATAAAGATGGAGCTGAAGAATGGATTTCAGATATTAGACAAGCATTCCCTGAAATGGATTTCAAATTATATCCATTACCAATTTCATTTGCGGTTCATGCAGGTGAAGGTACAATAGCAATTAGTTATTAA
- a CDS encoding DJ-1/PfpI family protein: MRIAIVCFDNFTDIDVFLPWDLLNRVRLVGGISDWNVQLLGTKKTHISMSGLRIPMTGCISDIPSANAVIFASGKGVQDLYKNQEYLNSIHVDPQRQLIGSMCSGSLLLGAKKLLTGKKATTYPSVVEQLKEFDVDVIEQSFVNEGNISTAAGCFAAQDLSAWIIRTLINEAMVDTVLETVQPVGKGLYF; encoded by the coding sequence ATGAGAATTGCAATAGTCTGTTTTGATAACTTTACTGATATAGATGTTTTTCTACCATGGGATTTATTAAATCGTGTTCGTTTAGTTGGCGGTATTTCTGATTGGAATGTTCAACTATTAGGAACGAAAAAAACACATATATCCATGTCTGGCTTACGTATTCCCATGACGGGATGTATATCTGATATTCCGTCTGCTAACGCTGTAATATTTGCAAGTGGTAAGGGAGTCCAAGATTTATATAAAAATCAAGAGTATCTTAATAGCATTCATGTAGATCCTCAAAGACAATTAATAGGATCTATGTGTTCTGGTTCATTACTACTAGGAGCTAAAAAGTTGTTAACTGGTAAAAAAGCAACTACATATCCATCCGTTGTAGAACAGCTTAAAGAATTTGATGTAGACGTTATTGAACAAAGTTTCGTAAACGAAGGAAATATTTCGACTGCTGCGGGTTGTTTTGCTGCTCAAGATCTCTCAGCTTGGATTATAAGAACCCTAATTAATGAAGCAATGGTTGATACTGTGCTAGAAACTGTCCAGCCAGTAGGTAAAGGTTTATATTTTTAA